The uncultured Fretibacterium sp. genome includes a region encoding these proteins:
- a CDS encoding type II secretion system F family protein, translating to MNFRYRGRDAGGSVVEGQVEAESQGMALDALKQRGILVLSLNAGGGNRAVANSSMSLFDKLQRIGTVPAKTKMVFFRQFATMVKAGLSLTAAIDIISDQEKSMIFKDVLLDVKSNIDRGVPISQAMKQHDVFNTMMISLVQAGEEGGLLDDSLDRVAGLLEKQAALVGKIKSAMFYPSFVILFAVAVVVVFIAFILPKFKQVFEGMKIELPMLTQAMFDFGDYCENNWKMIVGVTFAVIAGLVWLLKSPLTKPFMDRLKLKLPVIKTLVFKSAMARSSQTLASLVSAGVPILRGLEMAEEVAGNDVIRAGFAELQASAKSGLNLGDAAKNAKVFPPLVCQMMRIGEETGHLDEMLERVASWYDQELDEQIKAMTSLMEPVMIVIVGGIVALIAIAIFGPITSVMSQMT from the coding sequence ATGAACTTCAGATACAGAGGCCGCGACGCGGGCGGCAGTGTTGTCGAGGGGCAGGTGGAGGCGGAGAGCCAGGGGATGGCCCTCGATGCCCTGAAGCAGAGGGGCATCTTGGTGCTCTCCCTGAACGCCGGAGGGGGAAACAGGGCTGTTGCCAACAGCTCGATGTCGCTGTTCGACAAGCTCCAGCGCATCGGTACAGTGCCGGCAAAGACCAAGATGGTCTTCTTTCGGCAGTTCGCGACGATGGTCAAGGCCGGGCTGAGCCTGACGGCGGCGATCGACATCATCTCGGACCAGGAGAAGAGCATGATCTTCAAGGATGTGCTGCTGGACGTCAAAAGCAACATCGACCGCGGCGTCCCCATCAGCCAGGCCATGAAGCAGCACGATGTGTTCAACACCATGATGATCTCGCTGGTCCAGGCGGGCGAGGAGGGCGGCTTGTTGGATGACTCCCTAGATCGCGTGGCGGGCCTGCTGGAAAAGCAGGCGGCCCTGGTCGGCAAGATCAAGTCCGCCATGTTCTACCCATCCTTCGTCATCCTCTTCGCGGTCGCCGTGGTGGTGGTCTTCATCGCGTTCATCCTGCCGAAGTTCAAGCAGGTCTTTGAGGGAATGAAAATAGAGCTTCCCATGTTGACGCAGGCGATGTTCGATTTTGGGGACTACTGCGAGAACAACTGGAAGATGATCGTAGGCGTGACGTTCGCCGTCATAGCGGGGCTTGTCTGGCTGCTGAAGAGCCCTTTGACGAAGCCCTTCATGGACAGGCTGAAGCTGAAGCTGCCGGTGATCAAGACCCTGGTCTTCAAATCGGCCATGGCCCGATCCTCCCAGACCCTGGCCTCGTTGGTCTCGGCGGGGGTACCCATTCTGAGGGGGCTCGAGATGGCGGAGGAGGTGGCAGGCAACGACGTAATCCGCGCCGGGTTCGCTGAGCTCCAGGCCTCGGCCAAGTCCGGCCTGAACCTGGGCGACGCGGCGAAGAACGCCAAGGTCTTCCCCCCCCTGGTCTGCCAGATGATGCGCATCGGCGAGGAGACGGGCCACCTGGACGAGATGCTGGAGCGCGTGGCCTCCTGGTACGATCAGGAGCTGGACGAGCAGATCAAGGCCATGACCTCCCTGATGGAGCCGGTGATGATCGTGATCGTGGGCGGCATCGTGGCCCTGATCGCCATAGCCATCTTTGGACCTATCACGTCGGTGATGTCCCAAATGACGTGA
- a CDS encoding PilT/PilU family type 4a pilus ATPase: MPIGLKALLNEVILQNASDLHIGVGVLPVIRIDGSLRYVEGAGIPTGLDVERALLEVMHKERLDTFKNEKELDFSFTYTGSDGVEARFRGNCFFESHGMAAAFRLIPVHIRSVEELKLPVVLKEVVRKRRGLFLVTGPTGHGKSTTLAALINEINATRFEHIITIEDPIEYVHRSKRCLIHQREIGTDTSSFAEGLRRALRQDPDVILIGELRDLETIAAAITAAETGHLVLGTLHTQDAAQSLDRLIDVFPAHQQMQIRVQLASVLLGICSQQLIPKGESGGRVCATELLLANPAVRNCIREGKSSQIRTLIQTGANIGMHTMEQKLSDLVKSGELSLETALTYAYDPQDLQRILAKGVWGAQ; this comes from the coding sequence TTGCCTATTGGTCTGAAAGCCTTGTTGAACGAGGTTATTCTTCAAAATGCCAGCGACCTGCACATCGGCGTGGGGGTCCTTCCGGTGATCCGTATCGACGGGAGTCTGAGGTATGTCGAGGGGGCCGGGATCCCGACGGGCCTGGATGTTGAACGCGCCCTGCTGGAGGTGATGCACAAGGAGCGGCTGGATACCTTCAAGAATGAGAAGGAGCTGGACTTCAGCTTTACCTACACGGGGTCGGACGGGGTCGAGGCCCGGTTCCGCGGGAATTGTTTTTTCGAGTCTCACGGCATGGCGGCGGCCTTTCGTCTGATCCCCGTTCACATTCGGTCAGTTGAGGAGTTGAAGCTCCCTGTGGTCCTGAAGGAGGTCGTCCGCAAGCGACGGGGGCTCTTCCTGGTGACGGGCCCCACGGGGCATGGTAAGAGCACGACTTTGGCCGCGCTCATCAACGAGATCAACGCGACCCGCTTCGAACACATCATCACGATCGAGGACCCCATCGAGTACGTGCACCGCTCGAAACGGTGCCTGATTCACCAGCGGGAAATAGGGACGGATACCTCCAGCTTCGCCGAGGGGCTGCGCCGCGCCCTGCGCCAGGACCCGGATGTTATCCTGATAGGGGAGCTCCGGGACCTGGAGACCATCGCGGCGGCGATCACGGCGGCGGAGACGGGGCACCTGGTCCTGGGGACGCTGCACACCCAGGACGCGGCGCAGTCCCTCGACCGCCTGATCGATGTCTTCCCGGCTCACCAACAGATGCAGATTCGGGTGCAGCTCGCCTCCGTCCTCCTGGGCATCTGTTCGCAGCAGCTCATCCCCAAGGGGGAGTCCGGCGGGCGAGTCTGCGCGACCGAACTGCTGCTCGCCAACCCCGCGGTGCGCAACTGCATTCGGGAGGGGAAGAGCAGCCAGATCCGTACTCTGATTCAGACCGGGGCCAATATCGGGATGCATACGATGGAGCAGAAGCTCTCGGATTTGGTTAAAAGTGGGGAGCTCTCTTTGGAGACGGCGCTGACCTACGCCTATGACCCTCAGGATCTGCAGCGTATTCTGGCAAAGGGCGTCTGGGGGGCGCAATAG